A single genomic interval of Betaproteobacteria bacterium harbors:
- a CDS encoding porin, protein MVNLIRRFGMEKKLLAVAVAGALAVPAIAFAQSTVQIYGRVTYEYGQADQGPGRPDLDFADTPGGSAIGFKGVEQLGGGMSAWFQCESSADITGFDTSSICTRNSAVGFRGGFGNIFAGKWDTPMKRAMGLGTVGAEETGILGMSFLPFGGSGGADISGAGVDSQLRQRWKRRESNIMQYETPKFGGFQVMGAVTAANRTASALSGENDESRLWSVAATYANGPLGVGLAYERHNEVGTNLGAADLDDRAWGVALGYRFGPVRVGGTFLDSKYETGPGTELKKKSWTLGVDWMIAGPHTVSAQYAKIGDSKGNSPIGIGGTSNGAHAASGGDTGGDAWSLAYQYAFSKRTTVKLGYVRVDNDSNTGTYRIGNTANLLDAGENVDGWAFLVKHNF, encoded by the coding sequence ATGGTGAATCTGATAAGGAGATTTGGAATGGAGAAGAAATTGTTGGCGGTGGCGGTCGCCGGAGCGCTCGCCGTGCCAGCCATCGCGTTCGCACAGAGCACGGTGCAGATCTACGGCCGGGTGACCTACGAGTACGGCCAGGCCGACCAGGGACCGGGCCGGCCGGACCTCGACTTCGCCGATACGCCGGGCGGCAGCGCGATCGGCTTCAAAGGCGTCGAACAACTGGGCGGTGGCATGTCGGCGTGGTTCCAGTGCGAAAGCTCGGCCGACATCACCGGTTTCGACACGTCCAGCATCTGCACCCGTAACAGCGCGGTCGGCTTCCGTGGCGGCTTCGGCAACATCTTCGCCGGCAAGTGGGATACGCCGATGAAGCGGGCCATGGGCCTCGGTACGGTCGGTGCCGAAGAGACCGGCATTCTCGGCATGTCGTTCCTGCCCTTCGGCGGCTCGGGCGGTGCGGACATCTCCGGCGCCGGCGTCGATTCGCAGCTGCGGCAGCGCTGGAAGCGCCGTGAATCGAACATCATGCAATACGAGACGCCGAAGTTCGGTGGCTTCCAGGTGATGGGCGCCGTGACGGCAGCCAACCGGACTGCAAGCGCTCTCAGCGGGGAAAACGATGAGTCGCGGCTTTGGTCGGTTGCCGCAACCTACGCCAACGGTCCGCTCGGCGTCGGCCTTGCGTATGAGAGACACAATGAAGTTGGTACAAACCTGGGCGCCGCCGATCTGGACGACCGCGCATGGGGCGTTGCACTCGGCTATCGCTTCGGCCCCGTCCGAGTCGGTGGCACGTTCCTCGACTCCAAGTACGAAACCGGGCCCGGGACGGAGCTCAAGAAGAAGAGCTGGACGCTCGGCGTGGATTGGATGATTGCGGGTCCGCACACCGTGTCGGCGCAGTACGCAAAGATTGGCGACTCCAAGGGCAACAGCCCGATCGGCATCGGCGGTACATCCAACGGCGCGCACGCTGCAAGCGGCGGCGACACCGGTGGCGACGCCTGGTCGCTCGCATATCAGTACGCATTCTCCAAGCGTACAACCGTGAAGCTCGGCTATGTCCGGGTCGACAACGACTCGAACACCGGCACGTATCGGATCGGGAACACCGCGAACCTGCTGGACGCAGGCGAGAACGTCGACGGCTGGGCGTTCCTTGTGAAGCACAACTTCTAA
- a CDS encoding aldo/keto reductase, translating into MQKRKLGRNGPEVSALGLGCMGMSISYGERNDPESIATIHRAIDLGVNLIVTSDAYGAGVNEELVGNALAGRRDKVLIGTKFGNVGQGGSVPEGLSPGHPQYAAMACDASLKRLGVDVIDIYGLHRVDPKVPIEDTVGGMKRLVEQGKVRYLLLSEAGPQTIRRAHKVHPITAMETEYSLWSRDVENEILPACRELGIGFTPYSPLGRGFLTATIKHVDALIPKDRRREHPRFDPANIEKNVRLLEPIESIAQAHGCKPAQIALAWLLAQGEDIVPIPGTKRRTYLEENVAAAEVKLTAPEIERLKQAFPAGVTAGTRYPEKQLQALGI; encoded by the coding sequence ATGCAGAAACGCAAGCTGGGAAGGAACGGTCCGGAAGTATCGGCGCTGGGCTTAGGCTGCATGGGCATGTCGATCAGCTACGGCGAGCGCAACGACCCGGAGTCGATTGCAACCATTCATCGCGCCATCGATCTCGGCGTCAACCTGATCGTCACCTCGGATGCCTACGGCGCCGGCGTCAACGAAGAGCTCGTCGGCAACGCGCTCGCAGGCCGCCGCGACAAGGTGCTGATCGGCACCAAGTTCGGCAACGTCGGCCAGGGTGGCTCGGTACCCGAAGGCCTGAGCCCCGGCCATCCGCAGTACGCGGCCATGGCGTGTGACGCAAGCTTGAAACGCCTCGGCGTCGACGTGATCGATATCTATGGTCTGCACCGAGTGGATCCCAAGGTGCCGATCGAGGATACGGTCGGCGGCATGAAGCGCCTGGTCGAGCAAGGTAAGGTGCGCTACCTGCTGTTGTCGGAGGCCGGCCCGCAAACCATTCGTCGCGCCCACAAGGTGCACCCGATTACGGCGATGGAAACCGAGTATTCGCTCTGGTCGCGGGACGTCGAAAACGAGATCCTGCCGGCCTGCCGCGAGCTGGGCATCGGCTTCACGCCCTACTCGCCGTTAGGACGTGGCTTTCTTACCGCGACCATCAAGCATGTGGATGCGCTGATTCCGAAGGACCGGCGGCGCGAGCATCCGCGTTTCGATCCCGCCAACATCGAGAAGAACGTCAGGCTGCTGGAGCCGATCGAGAGCATCGCGCAGGCGCATGGCTGCAAGCCGGCCCAGATCGCGCTCGCCTGGTTGCTGGCGCAGGGCGAGGATATCGTTCCGATCCCGGGCACCAAGCGGCGTACCTATCTGGAGGAGAACGTCGCCGCGGCCGAAGTGAAGCTCACCGCACCGGAGATCGAGCGCCTCAAGCAGGCATTCCCGGCCGGCGTGACCGCCGGTACGCGCTATCCCGAGAAGCAGCTGCAGGCGCTCGGCATCTGA